The genomic segment CTTTTGGGCAAGTTTTTGCAACTTTGGCGTCGAAGCTCCATATGAGTTCCACCATGCAGCTAGTTAATAACATTAGTTATATTAatatttctcattgaatttatttcaaaaaaataatgaaaaacttGATTTTCATACCTGGTGATACAACATTTCTCATTTTGATTGCAACTTCCTTCCCAAAAAGACCTTCGGCTTGTTTGTATTTTAACAACTCTGTATGTATTTTTGTCTCCGTCTCAGCATCAAAAGTCAACCTACTGATTGCATTGTACAACCCCGTAACTACTTCCTCATCTTGTTCTATCTCAGAGTTTGAGTAAAAGAACTGAGGGTTCAAGAAATAACCCGCTGCATGCAAATCTTGATGGAGTTGCAACTGCCACCTATTGTCGATTATCTCAAAAACCTCTTTGTACCTATCTTCGTTATTACCAAAGGCTTTTGCTATTTTCTCCTTAGCcctatccattgcctcgtatatATAACCCATGGCAGGCTTCTTCTCCCCATCCACCAACCGAAGTACCTCCAGTAATGGGCCACCAACTTTCATAGCATAAATGATAGCATTCCAAAATGAAGGCATCAAAATAATTTTCTGTGCTTGCTTACCAGTCTGTTCCTTCGCAAATTTGCTTTTACTCCAATTTTCTGAAGTAAACATCTTTCTCAAATGTTGCTTATGCTGCTGAAAGCTTCTCATAGTCAAGAAAGCGGTGGCAAAACGAGTTTTAGCTGGCCTGATAAGGTCTCTTTGGCCGGTGAACTCTCTCATCATGTTCAACAACATAGTTCGGTTGTAAATATATCCGTTAACATTAATTGCCCGCTCAAGTGCCCTCTTCAAATCTGGCATTTTGAATATGTCCTCAAAAATCAAATCCAAACAATGTGCTGCACACGGGGCCCAATACAAGTTTGGATATTTATCCATCAACTTCTTTCCTGTAAAGAACAAGAGAATAAAATGATAGTTAATGAACATGAAACTAATCAACGAAAGTTAAAAGACGTTATAACTTAGTATATTAGATTTTCTTACCCGCATAAACATTATTTGATGCACTGTCAGTGACCACTTGAACAATATTATTCACCCCAACTTTTTGCACAAACTTGTCAAGCAACTCAAACATCTTCTCACCCGTGTGAGAGTAGCTAGATGCATCAACTGATTCAATAAACATGCTGCCTTTTGGGGTATTCACCAAGAAATTGATAAGTGATCTCCCCTTTCTATCTCTCCACCCATCAGCCATCAAAGTACAACCATTCTTCGCCATCTCCTCTTCATTTTGTTTCAAAATCAGCTTTGTGTGGTTGATCTCCTCCTTTAAAAGTGGTTCTCTCACCTCATGGTAACTAGGTGGTTTCATCCCAGGACCATATTGTCCAATGGCTTCGATCATTGGCTTCAAGCTGTCATATTTGACCGCATTGAAGGCGATCCCTGCATCATACATCCACCTTGCAAATTTTTGAACTGCATCAGACCTCAACTTTTTCTGAACTTCATTAAATTGAGGTGCTTTACCACCTTGATTCTTTGCGTCTAGCTTAAAGAAAGCATTTATAGGACCCAACGACCGTGGTTTTTTGGGCATTAACATTGACGAGTTGCCCGAGGAAGAAATAGATGCCGACCGCTTTCCATGAGAAGATGGATCCCCGTGTGGATCAATATCATCTCCTTGCTCTTCTATATCAATAACATCATCAAAGTGAGTCATGGAATCCATGACAGTTTTTTGGGCCAACTTTTCTTCAAAATGATCTTTCATTTCTTTCTTAACACATGCCGGGGCTTTTGGACAaagttttgtatttttaaatccCCCCGcaagatgttgtttgagtcttgtTATCCCACCTTTTGTAACTTTTTGGCAAAAGTTGCATAATATTCCATCAGAAATCTTGTCTGGATTAACCATCCT from the Primulina eburnea isolate SZY01 chromosome 3, ASM2296580v1, whole genome shotgun sequence genome contains:
- the LOC140827449 gene encoding uncharacterized protein isoform X1 is translated as MYNQFFFLNFRVYKMENLQEELRKKDIGWNYGRMVNPDKISDGILCNFCQKVTKGGITRLKQHLAGGFKNTKLCPKAPACVKKEMKDHFEEKLAQKTVMDSMTHFDDVIDIEEQGDDIDPHGDPSSHGKRSASISSSGNSSMLMPKKPRSLGPINAFFKLDAKNQGGKAPQFNEVQKKLRSDAVQKFARWMYDAGIAFNAVKYDSLKPMIEAIGQYGPGMKPPSYHEVREPLLKEEINHTKLILKQNEEEMAKNGCTLMADGWRDRKGRSLINFLVNTPKGSMFIESVDASSYSHTGEKMFELLDKFVQKVGVNNIVQVVTDSASNNVYAGKKLMDKYPNLYWAPCAAHCLDLIFEDIFKMPDLKRALERAINVNGYIYNRTMLLNMMREFTGQRDLIRPAKTRFATAFLTMRSFQQHKQHLRKMFTSENWSKSKFAKEQTGKQAQKIILMPSFWNAIIYAMKVGGPLLEVLRLVDGEKKPAMGYIYEAMDRAKEKIAKAFGNNEDRYKEVFEIIDNRWQLQLHQDLHAAGYFLNPQFFYSNSEIEQDEEVVTGLYNAISRLTFDAETETKIHTELLKYKQAEGLFGKEVAIKMRNVVSPAAWWNSYGASTPKLQKLAQKILSLTCSSSGCERNWSVFEHLHSKKRNRLEQKRLNDLVFIKYNRALRRRYDSRDTIDPIILTEVDDGNEWLLGRLEDEEPDFVHDGDDLTWQDVADAVGVDESPYTLRKSKGASKATPTSTGSSKAATSKSRGKRPIETSSTLNFIDDDEFDFDEESEEENDAERYAISNEEDGLDLDEEDEDEF
- the LOC140827449 gene encoding uncharacterized protein isoform X2, with protein sequence MENLQEELRKKDIGWNYGRMVNPDKISDGILCNFCQKVTKGGITRLKQHLAGGFKNTKLCPKAPACVKKEMKDHFEEKLAQKTVMDSMTHFDDVIDIEEQGDDIDPHGDPSSHGKRSASISSSGNSSMLMPKKPRSLGPINAFFKLDAKNQGGKAPQFNEVQKKLRSDAVQKFARWMYDAGIAFNAVKYDSLKPMIEAIGQYGPGMKPPSYHEVREPLLKEEINHTKLILKQNEEEMAKNGCTLMADGWRDRKGRSLINFLVNTPKGSMFIESVDASSYSHTGEKMFELLDKFVQKVGVNNIVQVVTDSASNNVYAGKKLMDKYPNLYWAPCAAHCLDLIFEDIFKMPDLKRALERAINVNGYIYNRTMLLNMMREFTGQRDLIRPAKTRFATAFLTMRSFQQHKQHLRKMFTSENWSKSKFAKEQTGKQAQKIILMPSFWNAIIYAMKVGGPLLEVLRLVDGEKKPAMGYIYEAMDRAKEKIAKAFGNNEDRYKEVFEIIDNRWQLQLHQDLHAAGYFLNPQFFYSNSEIEQDEEVVTGLYNAISRLTFDAETETKIHTELLKYKQAEGLFGKEVAIKMRNVVSPAAWWNSYGASTPKLQKLAQKILSLTCSSSGCERNWSVFEHLHSKKRNRLEQKRLNDLVFIKYNRALRRRYDSRDTIDPIILTEVDDGNEWLLGRLEDEEPDFVHDGDDLTWQDVADAVGVDESPYTLRKSKGASKATPTSTGSSKAATSKSRGKRPIETSSTLNFIDDDEFDFDEESEEENDAERYAISNEEDGLDLDEEDEDEF